From the genome of Syngnathus typhle isolate RoL2023-S1 ecotype Sweden unplaced genomic scaffold, RoL_Styp_1.0 HiC_scaffold_25, whole genome shotgun sequence, one region includes:
- the LOC133147007 gene encoding uncharacterized protein LOC133147007 gives MSGILGNMDIFDSSVEDWTTYVERVEQYCLANEIQDERKVAVLLSVMGAKMYNLLRSLVAPAKPADKTFDEIMQIMKSHLNPAPLVIAERFRFHKRNQSRTETVSEYIAELRKLAEHCQFRDGLSDALRDRFVCGLHNESIQKRLLTEDKLTLQRAVEIAVSAETAARDATELQVRRKVFLLWPPLVYNVGLSFLEHTPIP, from the exons atgtccggaatcttgggaaatatggacatatttgacagttcggtagaagactggacaacttatgtggaaagagttgagcagtactgcctagctaatgagatacaggacgaaagaaaagtagctgtcctactcagtgtcatgggcgccaaaatgtataacttactccgcagcctggtcgccccagctaaaccggcagacaaaacatttgatgaaataatgcagataatgaaaagtcatctaaacccagctccattggtgattgctgagcgctttagatttcacaagagaaaccagtcaaggacggagacggtgtcagagtacatcgcagaactgaggaaactggccgaacactgtcagttcagagacggactttcagatgctctgagggacaggttcgtgtgcgggctgcacaacgagagcattcagaaacggcttttgacggaggacaaactcaccttgcaacgagcagtggaaatagctgtttcagcggagacagcagcaagggatgcgacggagcttcaag tcCGAAGAAAGGTGTTCTTGCTATGGCCGCCGCTCGTTTACAACGTTGGGCTCTCTTTCTTGGAGCACACACCTATACCATAG